The Haloferax volcanii DS2 genome contains a region encoding:
- a CDS encoding DNA cytosine methyltransferase, with the protein MSRGVVVDLFCGAGGASLGFVQAGYTVAGAVDINDEALETYKRNLCDADLDEYPGEVTFDSPLKGNLNANKGGHVTFEYIRNEFGLEPGEVDVIAGCPPCQNFSKLRDTTPWPEDEPKDELLQSYVELIRAEKPGAVFFENVQGITNKRDGETTYSQWFKDQMRGMTRDDDPEEKGYGVNLKVVNAADYGVPQRRMRTIGICIYGASDSEVEFPPETHAREPEDGLKERWVTVKDVLKEEYERGRLKQDLDLGQKQVGIDGYPDDPAHRSRRHNSNTVETMKAIRRHGDSWKDLRGTEDEEFIRECHRGFDTQAGAAYGIMDWESPAPTLTTRCTNFSSGRYTHPEENRTITFREAALLMSFPADFKLPDKNSAAERVVGNAVPPQLVKSIVEDLNVARKEPRKIA; encoded by the coding sequence ATGAGTCGTGGAGTTGTCGTCGATCTATTCTGCGGTGCAGGAGGTGCCTCTCTCGGGTTTGTTCAGGCGGGATACACTGTCGCGGGGGCCGTTGACATCAACGACGAAGCATTGGAAACGTACAAGCGAAATCTCTGCGACGCCGATCTTGACGAGTATCCTGGCGAGGTCACGTTCGACTCCCCTCTCAAGGGTAATCTAAATGCCAACAAGGGCGGTCACGTCACCTTCGAGTACATACGAAACGAATTCGGTTTAGAACCCGGAGAGGTTGACGTCATCGCTGGGTGCCCTCCTTGCCAGAATTTCAGCAAGCTCAGAGATACGACGCCGTGGCCGGAGGACGAGCCAAAAGATGAGCTACTCCAGTCCTACGTGGAGTTAATTCGGGCAGAGAAACCCGGTGCGGTCTTCTTCGAAAACGTCCAGGGAATAACCAATAAGCGCGACGGAGAGACGACCTACTCGCAGTGGTTCAAAGATCAGATGAGGGGGATGACTCGCGACGACGATCCCGAAGAGAAGGGATACGGAGTTAATCTAAAAGTCGTTAACGCAGCAGATTATGGAGTCCCGCAGCGAAGAATGCGTACGATAGGGATCTGTATCTACGGTGCTTCTGATTCCGAAGTCGAATTTCCACCTGAGACTCACGCAAGAGAACCCGAAGACGGACTGAAAGAGAGATGGGTCACAGTAAAAGACGTACTGAAAGAGGAATACGAACGAGGCCGATTGAAACAAGACCTCGATCTCGGTCAAAAGCAAGTTGGGATCGATGGGTATCCTGACGATCCTGCGCACCGATCACGTCGTCACAACAGCAACACGGTCGAGACGATGAAAGCAATACGGCGACACGGCGATAGTTGGAAGGACCTGCGGGGAACGGAGGACGAAGAATTCATTCGTGAATGTCACCGAGGTTTCGACACTCAAGCAGGTGCAGCGTACGGAATTATGGACTGGGAATCCCCTGCACCAACGCTAACTACTCGGTGTACAAATTTTAGCTCGGGTCGCTACACACATCCAGAAGAGAATCGGACGATTACATTCCGGGAAGCAGCACTTCTAATGTCTTTTCCAGCAGATTTCAAGCTTCCAGACAAGAACAGCGCAGCAGAGCGAGTAGTTGGGAATGCAGTTCCGCCTCAGCTTGTGAAGAGCATCGTTGAAGATCTAAATGTAGCCAGAAAGGAACCCCGCAAGATTGCTTGA